From Selenomonas ruminantium AC2024, a single genomic window includes:
- a CDS encoding peptidase U32 family protein → MIKKPELLAPAGNLEKMKMAVLYGADAVYLGGKAFGLRAFGGNFTYEELKEAVDFAHARGKKVYVTVNIFPHNSDMEKLPDYLRYLQEINVDALLVADLGVFMLCRKLIPNMELHISTQANNTNWATVNAWKELGAKRVVLAREMSLKEIREIREKCDVDLEMFMHGAMCISYSGRCLLSNYFTGRDSNRGSCAQSCRWKYALVEETRPGKYFPIEEDDRGTYIMNSKDMCLMPHIKDVIESGVDSLKIEGRMKSVHYAASVTKAYRLAIDSYFADPENFTVKKEWMDELEKVSHRAYTTGFYYHQPDADDQIYGKTSYDQTSDFVGLVRSYDPATGYAVVEQRNNMKVGQEIEVFQPTGPLYRQKITSMIDNETNEEISVAPHPQQIIRMKMEQPVEEYTILRRDIAK, encoded by the coding sequence ATGATAAAGAAACCTGAACTTCTGGCACCTGCCGGGAATTTGGAAAAGATGAAAATGGCAGTTCTCTATGGTGCCGATGCGGTCTACTTAGGCGGCAAGGCCTTTGGCCTGCGTGCCTTTGGCGGCAACTTCACCTATGAGGAACTGAAGGAAGCGGTGGACTTTGCCCATGCTCGAGGCAAGAAGGTATATGTGACGGTCAATATCTTCCCGCATAACAGCGATATGGAAAAACTGCCGGATTATCTGCGCTACTTGCAGGAAATCAACGTAGATGCCCTGCTCGTGGCCGATTTGGGTGTGTTTATGCTCTGTCGCAAGCTGATTCCCAATATGGAACTCCATATCAGCACGCAGGCGAATAACACTAACTGGGCGACGGTCAATGCCTGGAAGGAGTTGGGGGCTAAACGTGTCGTGCTGGCTCGCGAAATGAGCCTCAAGGAAATCCGCGAAATCCGTGAAAAATGCGATGTGGATTTGGAAATGTTTATGCATGGAGCCATGTGTATTTCGTACTCGGGCCGTTGCTTGCTGTCCAATTACTTTACGGGCCGCGATTCCAACCGCGGCAGCTGTGCCCAGTCCTGCCGTTGGAAGTATGCTCTGGTCGAGGAAACTCGTCCGGGCAAATACTTCCCCATTGAAGAAGATGACCGGGGCACGTATATCATGAACTCCAAGGATATGTGTCTGATGCCGCATATTAAGGATGTTATCGAAAGCGGCGTGGACAGCCTCAAAATCGAAGGCCGCATGAAAAGTGTACACTATGCCGCCAGTGTCACGAAAGCGTACCGGCTGGCTATTGACAGCTATTTTGCTGACCCGGAGAATTTCACGGTCAAAAAGGAATGGATGGACGAGCTCGAAAAGGTTTCCCATCGGGCTTATACCACGGGATTCTACTATCATCAGCCCGATGCGGATGACCAGATTTACGGCAAGACGTCCTATGACCAGACTTCGGATTTCGTGGGGCTGGTGCGTTCGTATGACCCCGCAACTGGTTATGCTGTCGTGGAGCAGCGCAACAATATGAAGGTGGGGCAGGAAATTGAAGTCTTCCAGCCGACAGGGCCGCTTTATCGGCAGAAGATAACCTCCATGATTGATAATGAGACGAATGAGGAAATCTCGGTGGCACCGCATCCGCAGCAGATTATACGGATGAAGATGGAACAGCCGGTGGAAGAATATACAATCTTGCGGCGGGATATTGCTAAATAG
- the mltG gene encoding endolytic transglycosylase MltG yields MGDLLAKIGELKDKLGKWLNGEDVSLGNINDGMKKGTTFFKSLTWKHWTAIGAAFVVVIALGVFLSLGTADKAAPKNLDPNQTIFLSVKKGMSASDITDELLKHGIITNKKAFWLQVKKSDAADKFKTGTYAFKPNTPPEEIINKLVNGETTQVKFTIPEGFGVKEIAKRLSDEGLVDEDEFLRKAKDFAPYSYIKRDKDIRYACEGFLFPDTYVLHDDPSVDGILKMMAEDMDNRLTPQMRKRAAEMNLSIHELITLASLVEKEAMYEEDRPIIAQVFFKRLKVGMPIQSDTTIQYLLDAPKEDVSIKDTKIESPYNTYQIKGLPPGPIASPGMAAIEAVLYPADTDYLYFVADRKGHNHYSKTYAEHQQIVEQVR; encoded by the coding sequence GTGGGGGATTTGCTTGCCAAAATCGGGGAGTTAAAGGATAAGCTGGGAAAATGGCTGAACGGTGAAGATGTCAGCCTGGGAAATATCAATGACGGCATGAAGAAGGGCACGACTTTTTTCAAGAGCCTGACATGGAAACATTGGACGGCCATAGGGGCCGCTTTTGTGGTGGTTATCGCTTTGGGCGTGTTTTTGTCTTTGGGGACGGCGGATAAGGCGGCGCCCAAGAATCTAGACCCCAATCAGACCATTTTCCTTTCGGTCAAAAAGGGCATGAGTGCCAGTGACATCACCGATGAACTATTGAAGCATGGCATTATCACCAATAAAAAAGCCTTCTGGCTGCAGGTGAAGAAAAGCGATGCGGCTGATAAGTTTAAGACGGGCACCTATGCTTTCAAGCCCAACACGCCGCCGGAGGAAATCATCAATAAGCTGGTGAACGGGGAAACGACCCAGGTTAAGTTCACCATTCCCGAGGGGTTCGGGGTCAAGGAAATCGCCAAGCGCCTTAGTGATGAAGGCTTAGTTGACGAGGATGAGTTTTTGCGCAAGGCCAAGGATTTTGCTCCTTACAGCTATATCAAGCGGGATAAGGATATTCGTTATGCCTGTGAGGGCTTTTTGTTCCCCGATACTTATGTGCTCCATGATGACCCGTCGGTGGATGGCATTTTGAAGATGATGGCCGAGGATATGGATAACCGGCTGACGCCCCAAATGCGGAAGCGGGCGGCGGAGATGAACCTCTCCATCCATGAGCTGATTACGCTGGCCTCGCTGGTGGAAAAGGAAGCCATGTACGAAGAAGACCGGCCCATTATCGCGCAGGTATTTTTCAAGCGGCTGAAAGTGGGTATGCCCATTCAGTCCGACACCACGATTCAGTATCTTCTGGATGCGCCCAAAGAGGATGTGAGCATCAAGGATACGAAGATTGAGTCTCCTTACAATACGTATCAGATTAAAGGCCTGCCCCCCGGACCCATTGCCAGCCCAGGCATGGCAGCTATCGAAGCGGTGCTCTATCCTGCCGATACGGATTATCTCTACTTTGTGGCGGACCGAAAAGGTCATAATCATTACTCAAAAACTTACGCTGAACATCAGCAGATTGTAGAACAGGTTAGATAG
- a CDS encoding SIMPL domain-containing protein, whose protein sequence is MKLAKLFMALLVLALFCSPVALAAEELPVLSVDGQGSAAVVPDQAVLTLGVTSQARSANQAQAENAQKSMAITQALKQMGVAGADIKSQQYSFHPNYSNAEKRGREISSYTASHSLRVNIRDIAKAGRIIDAALNAGANEVNSLQFSLSNQSAARKEALGAAIADARNKADIIAQGLGRHIVGIKNVSESTDYIEARSYDRNMLLASKAAATNIEPGTLDFNARVHIEYLLSR, encoded by the coding sequence ATGAAATTAGCTAAGTTATTTATGGCGCTATTGGTGTTGGCACTTTTTTGCTCGCCCGTAGCTTTGGCTGCAGAGGAACTGCCCGTGCTGTCGGTGGACGGGCAGGGCAGTGCAGCGGTGGTGCCTGACCAGGCGGTGCTGACTTTGGGGGTAACATCCCAGGCCCGCAGTGCCAATCAGGCGCAGGCAGAAAACGCCCAGAAATCCATGGCAATTACGCAGGCCTTGAAGCAGATGGGCGTGGCTGGCGCTGATATCAAGAGTCAGCAGTATTCGTTTCATCCCAACTACAGCAATGCGGAAAAGCGCGGCCGGGAAATCAGCAGCTACACGGCCAGTCATTCCCTGCGGGTCAATATCCGTGACATTGCCAAAGCGGGCAGAATTATTGATGCGGCCTTGAATGCCGGAGCCAATGAAGTTAATTCCCTGCAGTTTTCTCTGAGCAATCAGAGTGCCGCCCGCAAGGAAGCATTAGGTGCTGCTATCGCCGATGCACGGAACAAGGCGGATATCATCGCCCAGGGTCTTGGTCGTCATATCGTCGGCATCAAGAACGTCTCGGAGAGTACGGATTATATAGAAGCCCGTTCCTATGACAGAAATATGCTGTTGGCTTCCAAAGCCGCAGCTACGAATATTGAGCCGGGAACATTGGATTTTAATGCCCGGGTACATATTGAATATCTGTTGAGCAGATAA
- a CDS encoding DUF1292 domain-containing protein, with the protein MAKKEDMQEEEGVVVVMTDEDGNEYYYEEEMIIPVGDEKYALLIGIHNDEDGHDHCGCGCGCEDEEEDVIIAKIVKGADGEDEYVEPTDEEFEAVQKAYDALVEESEQE; encoded by the coding sequence ATGGCTAAAAAAGAAGATATGCAGGAAGAAGAAGGCGTTGTTGTTGTCATGACCGATGAGGACGGCAACGAATACTATTACGAGGAAGAAATGATTATCCCCGTAGGCGACGAGAAATATGCTCTCTTAATTGGCATTCATAACGACGAAGATGGTCATGACCACTGCGGTTGTGGCTGTGGCTGCGAAGATGAGGAAGAAGATGTCATCATCGCCAAAATCGTCAAGGGTGCTGACGGCGAAGACGAGTACGTGGAGCCCACCGATGAGGAATTCGAGGCGGTACAGAAAGCCTACGATGCTCTGGTTGAAGAATCGGAACAAGAGTAA
- the ruvX gene encoding Holliday junction resolvase RuvX: MKRYMSLDIGDRTVGIAVSDLLGLTAQGVETIRRGELEDDLNRLDELIAQYEVDELVSGYPKNMNGTEGERCQIVKDFMAEVSKRHPDLPVHFWDERLSTVAATRSLIEADVSRKKRRKVIDKMAAVFILQGWLDSLH; encoded by the coding sequence ATGAAACGATATATGTCCTTAGACATTGGTGACCGTACGGTGGGGATTGCCGTAAGTGATTTGCTGGGCCTCACGGCTCAGGGCGTGGAGACCATCCGCCGGGGAGAACTGGAAGATGACCTCAACCGCCTCGATGAACTCATTGCGCAGTACGAAGTGGATGAACTCGTATCCGGTTATCCCAAGAATATGAACGGCACGGAAGGGGAACGCTGCCAGATTGTGAAGGATTTTATGGCAGAGGTTTCCAAGCGTCACCCGGATTTGCCCGTGCATTTCTGGGATGAGCGTCTTTCCACTGTGGCGGCCACCCGTTCTCTTATTGAAGCGGACGTGTCCCGCAAGAAGCGGCGCAAGGTCATCGACAAGATGGCAGCAGTATTTATCTTGCAGGGCTGGCTTGACAGTCTTCATTAA
- a CDS encoding IreB family regulatory phosphoprotein, with translation MVSEETMMFKMGGEENKAETIIRQASAAMEEKGYNPVNQLVGYLLSGDPAYVTSYKEARSLIRKLERDELLEELVRSYLEKLKA, from the coding sequence ATGGTTAGTGAAGAAACTATGATGTTTAAGATGGGCGGCGAGGAAAACAAAGCCGAGACGATAATCCGTCAGGCCAGTGCTGCCATGGAAGAAAAGGGCTATAACCCCGTCAATCAGCTGGTAGGCTACCTGCTGTCCGGCGACCCGGCCTATGTGACCAGCTACAAGGAGGCCCGGAGCCTTATCCGCAAGCTGGAACGAGATGAATTGTTGGAGGAACTGGTACGTTCCTATTTGGAGAAACTTAAAGCATGA
- a CDS encoding acylphosphatase, producing MADLVRYFGTATGRVQGVGFRMFVQQNAMNLGITGWVKNMSDGTVTMELQGPQSAIDRLEAIIREGNYFIKVQSFGLEVRDVVAMEQRFEIHY from the coding sequence ATGGCAGATTTGGTTCGTTATTTTGGCACGGCAACAGGCCGGGTGCAGGGGGTTGGCTTTCGGATGTTTGTGCAGCAGAATGCAATGAATCTTGGCATCACCGGCTGGGTGAAGAATATGTCCGATGGCACAGTAACCATGGAACTGCAGGGGCCGCAGTCGGCTATTGACCGTTTGGAGGCTATTATCCGCGAGGGTAATTACTTTATCAAGGTGCAGAGTTTTGGCTTGGAAGTTCGTGACGTTGTGGCTATGGAACAGCGTTTTGAAATTCACTACTAA
- a CDS encoding O-methyltransferase: MDELLREMEGYAALHHVPIINERGRQAFLQVVQEARPHRVLEIGTAIGYSSLLMAQYGAADIDITTLELSDERIKVAQGYIDRSAYADRIHIMGGDAADNLLKLQMTGQKFDFVFIDAAKGQYVDYFHKIQPMLADKAVILADNVLFRGYVKGDVPTPRRFKTIVKRLREYIELVSQPPYVTEILENGDGLAVTRRLDT; the protein is encoded by the coding sequence TTGGACGAATTATTACGGGAGATGGAGGGCTACGCGGCTCTCCATCATGTTCCCATCATCAACGAACGCGGACGGCAGGCCTTCTTGCAGGTTGTGCAGGAGGCAAGGCCCCATCGTGTACTCGAAATCGGCACAGCCATCGGCTATTCAAGCCTCTTAATGGCGCAGTATGGTGCCGCAGATATTGACATCACGACATTAGAGCTCAGTGACGAACGGATAAAGGTGGCACAGGGCTATATTGACCGGTCAGCATACGCTGACCGGATTCATATTATGGGCGGCGACGCGGCGGATAATCTGCTGAAACTGCAAATGACTGGTCAAAAATTTGACTTTGTGTTTATTGACGCGGCGAAAGGTCAGTATGTGGACTATTTCCACAAGATACAGCCAATGCTCGCCGATAAGGCGGTTATTCTGGCTGACAATGTGCTGTTTCGCGGCTATGTCAAAGGCGATGTGCCTACGCCGCGGCGGTTTAAGACCATAGTTAAACGCCTGCGGGAGTATATCGAGCTGGTCAGCCAGCCGCCCTATGTAACGGAAATACTGGAAAACGGCGATGGACTCGCCGTCACGAGGAGATTGGATACATGA
- the aroQ gene encoding type II 3-dehydroquinate dehydratase: protein MHKVLVLNGPNLNLLGTREPEIYGSTTLQDIEEMLQKRGQEAGIEVDCFQSNHEGVLVDKIQAARGVYDYIIFNAAAFTHYSIALRDAIAAVEVPLIEVHISNIHKREEFRHNSVLAPVAMGQICGLGVESYLAALEAIIYKLKK, encoded by the coding sequence ATGCACAAAGTATTGGTATTAAATGGGCCGAATCTTAATCTTTTAGGAACGCGTGAGCCGGAGATTTACGGCAGCACCACTTTGCAGGATATAGAAGAAATGCTGCAAAAACGGGGGCAGGAGGCAGGTATCGAAGTTGACTGTTTCCAGTCCAATCATGAGGGTGTGCTGGTGGATAAGATTCAGGCAGCGCGTGGCGTGTATGATTATATTATCTTTAATGCGGCGGCGTTTACTCATTACAGCATTGCCCTGCGGGATGCGATTGCGGCGGTGGAAGTGCCGCTTATCGAGGTGCATATCTCCAATATCCACAAGCGGGAGGAGTTCCGGCATAATTCGGTGTTGGCGCCTGTCGCTATGGGACAGATTTGCGGCTTGGGTGTTGAGAGTTACTTGGCAGCGCTCGAAGCCATTATCTATAAATTGAAGAAATAA
- a CDS encoding UPF0158 family protein has translation MKVNLKELAKALAQSDMHQGYIDIESGRVILMQDDLGEEEALNHVFEIEDDWEHYIPLPNAVDSEEHNLMESFAAAQREDVKERLQDILQKSGAQLKFRQQIKHLLLKPAWEKFQQEYFINVARDYCEENDLEYEEQ, from the coding sequence ATGAAAGTAAATTTAAAGGAACTGGCCAAGGCGCTCGCCCAGTCGGACATGCACCAGGGCTATATCGATATTGAAAGCGGCAGAGTCATCCTCATGCAGGATGATTTGGGCGAGGAGGAAGCCCTTAATCATGTCTTTGAGATTGAGGACGATTGGGAGCATTACATTCCGCTGCCCAATGCCGTGGACAGCGAGGAACACAATCTGATGGAAAGTTTCGCCGCTGCCCAGCGGGAGGATGTGAAGGAGCGCCTGCAGGACATTCTGCAGAAGTCTGGCGCCCAGCTCAAATTCCGCCAGCAGATTAAACATCTGCTGTTAAAGCCGGCCTGGGAGAAGTTCCAGCAGGAATACTTCATCAATGTGGCCCGGGACTATTGCGAAGAAAATGATTTGGAGTATGAGGAACAATGA
- a CDS encoding M24 family metallopeptidase: MKESRLQALRAVLAEKGLDAVIITKYVNLHYFSGFRGDDTTLVIGMNDAMLITDSRYTEQAGQQAPLFEIVEQKDGLLAKTAECVKKIGAKKVGFEGNAIIYDYYAKLGELLDGCEFNTPLKLDTLRQIKDAEEIANIRKACEIVDIAFADMLTYIRPGMTEVQAAAHLENCMRENGSEGPSFTTIMASGVRGSLPHGIATDKVINEGEFVTMDFGAFFGGYASDITRTICMGKADEKQRKIYKAVLESQLLGLSKIKPGVSGKSVHEAVQANLAKYDLAQYFGHGLGHSLGLEIHEEPRLSLKSTCEALQPGMLVTDEPGVYLPGWGGLRIEDTVLVTETGCEPLTKAPKELIELGVR; the protein is encoded by the coding sequence ATGAAGGAAAGTCGTTTGCAGGCGTTACGCGCTGTATTAGCTGAAAAAGGTTTGGACGCAGTAATCATTACGAAGTATGTAAATCTGCATTATTTCAGCGGCTTCCGTGGTGATGATACCACGTTGGTTATTGGTATGAACGATGCCATGCTGATTACGGACAGCCGTTATACGGAGCAGGCTGGTCAGCAGGCGCCGCTTTTTGAGATTGTGGAACAGAAGGATGGTTTGCTGGCTAAGACTGCCGAATGCGTGAAGAAGATTGGCGCCAAGAAAGTTGGCTTTGAAGGCAATGCCATCATTTATGATTACTATGCCAAACTGGGCGAGCTGCTGGACGGCTGTGAATTCAATACGCCGTTGAAGCTTGACACCCTGCGTCAGATTAAGGACGCGGAAGAAATCGCCAATATCCGCAAGGCGTGCGAGATTGTGGATATTGCTTTTGCTGATATGCTGACCTATATCCGTCCGGGTATGACGGAAGTGCAGGCGGCGGCTCATTTGGAAAACTGCATGCGCGAAAACGGCTCCGAAGGCCCATCCTTTACGACCATTATGGCCTCCGGCGTGCGTGGCAGCTTGCCGCATGGCATTGCTACGGACAAGGTCATCAACGAAGGCGAGTTTGTCACCATGGACTTTGGTGCGTTCTTTGGCGGTTATGCCTCCGATATCACGCGTACCATCTGCATGGGCAAGGCGGATGAAAAACAGCGCAAGATTTATAAGGCTGTTTTGGAATCCCAGCTGCTGGGCTTGAGCAAGATTAAGCCGGGCGTATCGGGGAAATCTGTTCACGAAGCGGTGCAGGCAAATCTGGCGAAGTATGACTTGGCGCAGTATTTTGGCCATGGCTTGGGTCATAGCCTTGGTCTGGAAATCCATGAAGAACCGCGTCTCTCGTTAAAGAGCACCTGCGAAGCCCTGCAGCCGGGGATGCTGGTAACGGATGAACCGGGTGTATATCTGCCGGGCTGGGGCGGTCTGCGCATTGAAGATACGGTGCTCGTGACGGAAACGGGTTGTGAGCCTTTGACCAAGGCACCGAAGGAACTTATTGAACTTGGTGTACGTTAA
- a CDS encoding putative polysaccharide biosynthesis protein — protein sequence MFLISKQEVTTENKSSKGESFLKGTFILTVAGFVVKVIGSLNWIFVSRILGGEGIGLYQMAFPIYFFAMTVSQAGVPVAISIITAERVALKDIYGAKRVFHISMALMLVTGLFFSFMTYFAADWLIDWQFVRDARAYKSIVVLAPTVFFVTFLASSRGYLQGWQRMTPTAVSQIVEQIFRVITMILLAELLLPWGLDYASAGASLGALAGAVTGLMVLIYYHWKLDKDIERDYGSNLQPLPGTEAESAWSIIKRIFKLSLPVSAASIMLPVVSNLDLMIVPQRLEVAGYSVNEATELFGYLTGMAVPLVNLSCIITASMAMSIVPAISEARALKDMKRVYNQTAASVRISNFVCFPAFVIVFVLATPISALIYNAPGAGPAVMISAVSIILLGLHQVSTGILQGLGHPTIPMVNMILAAVAKVVLNWELTAIPWLGIMGAAWATAADMGVAAIINLIFIYKFIGYRMEIPQLLKTIVAAAIMAVAVYFFYDFTMAWWQMGAISTFGAVFFGCAVYIAVMLIIGGLKEDDLQRMPMIGRVGIKFLRKIGVFKAEEKQEA from the coding sequence GTGTTTCTCATTAGTAAGCAGGAAGTAACAACTGAAAATAAATCCAGCAAGGGAGAGTCCTTTCTGAAAGGAACCTTTATCCTGACGGTGGCGGGCTTTGTGGTCAAGGTCATCGGCTCCTTGAACTGGATTTTTGTTTCCCGAATCTTGGGCGGTGAAGGTATCGGTCTTTACCAGATGGCGTTTCCGATTTATTTCTTCGCCATGACGGTTTCCCAGGCCGGTGTGCCGGTGGCTATCTCCATCATCACGGCGGAGCGGGTGGCCTTAAAGGATATTTACGGGGCCAAGCGGGTGTTCCATATCTCTATGGCACTGATGCTCGTGACGGGCCTGTTCTTCTCTTTCATGACCTATTTTGCGGCGGACTGGCTCATTGACTGGCAGTTTGTCCGCGATGCCCGAGCGTATAAGTCCATTGTGGTGCTGGCACCGACGGTGTTCTTCGTGACCTTTTTGGCCAGCTCCCGCGGTTACTTGCAGGGCTGGCAGCGTATGACCCCGACGGCTGTTTCGCAGATTGTGGAGCAGATTTTCCGGGTTATCACCATGATTCTTTTGGCAGAACTCTTGCTGCCCTGGGGACTTGACTACGCGTCTGCCGGTGCATCCTTAGGTGCTTTGGCCGGTGCAGTGACTGGTCTTATGGTGCTCATATATTACCATTGGAAGCTGGACAAGGATATTGAGCGGGATTACGGTTCCAATTTGCAGCCCTTGCCGGGAACGGAAGCGGAGTCTGCTTGGTCCATCATCAAGCGCATCTTCAAGCTGTCCCTGCCGGTATCGGCGGCCAGCATCATGCTGCCGGTGGTATCCAATCTGGACCTTATGATTGTGCCGCAGCGCTTGGAAGTGGCTGGCTACAGCGTCAATGAAGCTACCGAGCTCTTCGGTTATCTGACTGGTATGGCGGTGCCCTTGGTCAATCTGTCCTGTATCATCACGGCTTCTATGGCCATGAGCATCGTGCCAGCCATTTCGGAGGCGCGGGCGCTTAAAGACATGAAGCGCGTATATAATCAGACGGCGGCTTCGGTGCGTATTTCGAACTTCGTCTGCTTCCCGGCTTTTGTCATCGTCTTTGTGCTGGCTACGCCGATTTCCGCCCTTATCTACAATGCGCCGGGCGCTGGCCCGGCGGTTATGATTTCGGCCGTGAGCATTATCCTCTTGGGCCTGCATCAGGTGTCTACGGGCATCCTGCAGGGGCTTGGTCATCCGACCATCCCCATGGTCAATATGATTCTGGCGGCTGTGGCTAAGGTCGTTCTCAACTGGGAACTTACGGCTATTCCCTGGCTGGGCATCATGGGTGCAGCCTGGGCAACGGCGGCGGATATGGGTGTTGCCGCCATCATCAATCTGATTTTCATCTATAAGTTTATCGGTTATCGCATGGAGATTCCTCAGCTCTTAAAGACCATCGTAGCAGCTGCAATCATGGCGGTAGCGGTCTACTTCTTCTATGATTTCACCATGGCCTGGTGGCAGATGGGAGCTATTTCCACCTTTGGCGCTGTGTTCTTCGGCTGTGCGGTCTACATTGCCGTAATGCTCATTATCGGCGGCCTTAAAGAGGACGATTTGCAGCGCATGCCTATGATTGGCCGTGTGGGCATCAAGTTCCTGCGCAAGATTGGCGTGTTCAAGGCAGAGGAAAAACAGGAGGCGTAA
- the ilvB gene encoding biosynthetic-type acetolactate synthase large subunit: MNGAQAVVACLKEQGVDTVFGYPGGMILPLYDALYDSKEIKQVLVTHEQNAAHAADGYARASGKVGVCIATSGPGATNLVTGLATAFMDSIPVVAITGQVDTALLGRDAFQETDILDVTMPITKHNYKVKDAKILVDTIREAFALAKKGRPGPVLVDVPRDLFFEEVTWKDAAEQPKKMGKPDADFLICAAEAAQEIVKAQKPVVIVGGGVISAGTTAEVTAFVEKYHLPVAHTLMGLGAIPREHPQSLGFAGMHGEKAANHAIAAADLIIAIGSRFGDRQTGNVKKYTQDTKFIHIDIDPAEIDKNIGNSLGLAGDMKVILNLLMKQEATGNLDEWWQQIQGWQETYDYDYHVNRLTVPWALHQVAKNTKGKPYAFATDVGQHQMWAALHLRIEEPRTWLTSGGLGTMGFGLPAAMGAQMYYGASRRVIHVAGDGGIKMTGNEFYTIARLQLPVISLIVNNTSLGMIRQLQKVMYKERYIACEFDYQMDYAAYAGSFGIKAETVSTQEEFAEALNRALEDKDHPRVIVLNVWRSFVEPMIKGGARIDEFVEFK; the protein is encoded by the coding sequence AGCATGTTTAAAAGAACAGGGCGTCGATACGGTGTTTGGCTATCCCGGGGGGATGATTCTGCCTTTATACGACGCTTTATATGATAGCAAGGAGATAAAGCAGGTTCTCGTGACCCACGAGCAAAATGCCGCCCACGCCGCTGACGGCTATGCCCGTGCTTCGGGAAAAGTTGGCGTCTGTATCGCAACTTCCGGCCCGGGGGCTACGAACCTTGTGACAGGTCTGGCCACGGCCTTTATGGATTCCATTCCCGTGGTGGCCATTACCGGACAGGTGGACACGGCGCTGCTGGGCCGCGACGCCTTTCAGGAAACGGATATTCTCGACGTGACCATGCCGATTACCAAGCACAACTACAAGGTAAAAGATGCCAAAATTCTGGTGGACACGATAAGAGAAGCCTTTGCCCTGGCAAAAAAAGGCCGTCCCGGCCCGGTGCTTGTGGATGTGCCGCGGGATTTGTTCTTTGAGGAAGTCACCTGGAAGGACGCTGCAGAACAACCGAAAAAAATGGGCAAGCCGGATGCAGATTTCCTGATTTGTGCCGCCGAAGCCGCTCAGGAAATCGTCAAGGCACAGAAACCGGTGGTCATTGTCGGTGGAGGTGTGATTTCTGCTGGAACCACGGCTGAAGTTACAGCTTTTGTGGAAAAGTACCATCTGCCGGTGGCCCATACCCTCATGGGCCTTGGGGCAATCCCCAGAGAACATCCGCAGTCCTTGGGGTTTGCGGGGATGCACGGCGAAAAGGCCGCCAATCACGCCATTGCGGCGGCGGATTTAATCATTGCCATTGGCAGCCGCTTCGGCGACCGCCAGACGGGCAATGTCAAGAAGTACACGCAGGATACGAAATTTATCCATATCGATATTGACCCTGCGGAAATTGATAAGAACATCGGCAACAGCCTGGGGCTGGCTGGCGATATGAAGGTTATTTTGAACCTGTTGATGAAGCAGGAGGCCACGGGGAATCTGGACGAATGGTGGCAGCAGATTCAGGGCTGGCAGGAAACTTATGATTATGACTACCATGTGAACCGGCTGACGGTTCCCTGGGCTTTGCATCAGGTGGCAAAAAACACCAAGGGCAAGCCCTATGCCTTTGCAACTGATGTAGGTCAGCATCAGATGTGGGCGGCTCTGCATTTGCGCATTGAAGAACCGCGCACCTGGCTGACTTCGGGCGGTCTCGGGACGATGGGCTTTGGCCTGCCGGCGGCGATGGGGGCGCAGATGTACTATGGCGCGAGCCGTCGCGTTATCCATGTGGCCGGTGACGGCGGCATCAAGATGACGGGTAATGAGTTTTATACCATCGCCCGCCTGCAGCTGCCGGTGATTTCGCTGATTGTCAACAACACCAGCTTGGGCATGATTCGCCAGTTGCAGAAGGTCATGTATAAGGAAAGATATATCGCCTGTGAATTTGACTATCAGATGGATTATGCCGCCTATGCCGGAAGTTTTGGCATCAAGGCAGAAACGGTTTCCACTCAGGAGGAATTTGCCGAAGCCCTGAACCGAGCTTTGGAGGACAAAGACCATCCGCGGGTCATCGTGCTCAATGTATGGCGCAGCTTCGTAGAGCCTATGATAAAGGGCGGGGCGCGCATTGATGAGTTTGTAGAATTTAAGTAA